Proteins found in one Mixophyes fleayi isolate aMixFle1 chromosome 8, aMixFle1.hap1, whole genome shotgun sequence genomic segment:
- the JOSD2 gene encoding josephin-2, giving the protein MGECPVFHERQRLELCAVHALNNLLQRAEITQLRAEEICRGLSPNSVINPHRSLLGTGNYDVNVIMAALQTMDFAAVWWDKRRSLESLELSEIFGFILNIPSPISLGFLSLPITRKHWIAVRQMNGVYYNLDSKLKSPVRLGGPRELKAFLQDCISRGSCEILLVVTKDVEDARLWINAEDRGT; this is encoded by the exons ATGGGAGAGTGTCCGGTGTTCCACGAGCGGCAGCGGCTGGAGCTGTGCGCGGTCCATGCCCTGAATAACCTGCTGCAGAGAGCGGAGATCACCCAGCTGCGGGCCGAGGAGATCTGCCGGGG ACTGTCTCCGAACTCTGTAATAAATCCGCACCGCAGTTTATTGGGCACCGGAAACTATGACGTCAACGTAATCATGGCGGCTTTGCAGACTATGGATTTTGCCGCTGTTTGGTGGGATAAACGACG GTCGCTGGAGAGTTTGGAATTAAGTGAAATATTTGGCTTCATCCTAAACATCCCGTCTCCCATCTCCTTGGGCTTCCTCTCTCTACCAATCACACGCAAGCATTGGATCGCTGTGCGCCAAATGAACGGGGTCTACTACAACCTGGACTCCAAGCTTAAATCTCCTGTGCGGCTCGGGGGCCCCAGGGAGCTAAA AGCATTCCTCCAAGACTGCATCTCCCGCGGCTCTTGTGAGATTCTCCTGGTGGTGACGAAGGACGTGGAAGACGCCCGGCTTTGGATCAATGCGGAAGATAGAGGCACATGA
- the LOC142099872 gene encoding WAP four-disulfide core domain protein 18-like, with the protein MKTPTYLLVILLVVHGTSVTGFPTTTAAANKPGTCPRPEPLTLGACNKQCLTDAKCAGNRKCCETSCNGLQCQVPDDKPGTCPAIVDDTTCDPAVHCKSDSKCSGDQKCCPTGCNGFSCQNVV; encoded by the exons ATGAAAACGCCGACATATCTCCTGGTGATTCTTCTAGTCGTCCACGGGACGAGTGTGACCGGGTTTCCAACCACCACAGCTGCTGCTA ATAAACCCGGGACATGTCCACGACCGGAACCGTTGACTCTGGGAGCGTGTAATAAGCAGTGTTTAACAGATGCCAAATGTGCAGGAAATCGCAAATGCTGCGAGACCTCCTGTAACGGACTTCAATGCCAGGTTCCAGATG ACAAACCCGGTACTTGCCCTGCGATTGTCGATGATACGACCTGTGACCCAGCCGTACATTGCAAATCTGACTCCAAGTGTTCTGGTGACCAAAAGTGTTGTCCAACGGGCTGCAACGGCTTCTCCTGTCAAAACGTA GTGTAA